A section of the Triplophysa dalaica isolate WHDGS20190420 chromosome 8, ASM1584641v1, whole genome shotgun sequence genome encodes:
- the LOC130427886 gene encoding uncharacterized protein LOC130427886 encodes MHEQWMLSLILLHTLFHPEYTESSIVCEDEKKCGCLNKDRNVQIKRVYENRTAIIPCPNLQEGEELISASLYKGKSKMHFADMRRNSQELSEKFQVSKQNFSISYMILGTKSNETGLYICTIQTEIGKTKTSKENNTILLVKDAQQSTEPSELSDPCPSRQILYSILYAAIVYDLMVTVICGLIYKFRKKKQPENPYMNTRRGRHRLR; translated from the exons ATGCATGAGCAGTGGATGCTGTCATTGATTCTTCTTCATACACTTTTTCATCCAGAATATACGGAATCCTCTATAGTCTGTGaggatgaaaaaaaatgtggctgTCTCAACAAAG ACAGAAACGTGCAAATAAAAAGAGTGTATGAAAACAGAACAGCTATTATCCCCTGTCCAAACCTGCAAGAGGGTGAAGAACTCATATCTGCAAGTCTATACAAGGGAAAATCAAAGATGCACTTTGCAGACATGAGGAGGAACAGTCAAGAATTAAGTGAGAAGTTTCAAGTGTCCAAACAAAATTTCAGCATCTCATATATGATTCTCGGCACCAAATCCAACGAAACAGGACTCTACATATGCACAATACAAACAGAGATCGGAAAAACGAAAACCTCAAAGGAAAACAATACTATACTGCTTGTCAAAG ATGCGCAGCAGTCCACAGAACCGTCAGAGTTATCCGACCCCTGCCCTTCAAGACagattttatattcaattttgTATGCTGCTATTGTTTACGACCTCATGGTCACAGTGATCTGTGGTCTCATA tataaatTCAGGAAAAAGAAGCAACCAGAAAATCCGTACATGAACACAAGACGTGGACGACATAGGCTCAGATAA